A genomic segment from Candidatus Brocadia sinica JPN1 encodes:
- a CDS encoding BCAM0308 family protein yields MKVPKEVGKPHTRDKVYAENDPYLPPKGSGLPEVAICKDCTAVYQKKKWFLDPKLYKEKKAAKDINWVICPACKKTKENVPGGIVTLKGDFLQQHKQEIMNLIHNEDERSKKYNPLKRIMKINEKGNEVEILTTEGRLAYRIGSILFKAYDGEVEYKKHENTKFMRVEWRR; encoded by the coding sequence ATGAAAGTGCCAAAGGAGGTTGGGAAACCACATACCAGAGATAAGGTTTATGCAGAGAACGATCCGTATTTACCCCCGAAGGGATCGGGACTGCCTGAGGTTGCTATCTGTAAGGATTGTACTGCCGTTTATCAGAAAAAGAAATGGTTTCTTGATCCCAAGCTTTATAAGGAAAAAAAAGCGGCGAAAGATATCAACTGGGTAATCTGTCCTGCATGTAAAAAGACAAAAGAAAATGTGCCGGGTGGAATTGTTACACTCAAGGGCGATTTCCTGCAACAGCACAAACAGGAAATAATGAATCTCATCCATAATGAAGATGAACGCTCGAAGAAATATAATCCTTTAAAGCGGATTATGAAGATCAACGAAAAAGGCAACGAGGTTGAGATACTTACCACAGAAGGCAGGCTGGCATATCGCATCGGGTCCATTCTGTTTAAGGCTTATGATGGCGAGGTAGAATACAAAAAACACGAGAATACAAAATTTATGCGGGTGGAGTGGAGGCGTTAA
- a CDS encoding (deoxy)nucleoside triphosphate pyrophosphohydrolase, with translation MKHIHVACAIIEKERKVLSAQRSKSMSLPLKWEFPGGKMKNGESLTECLRRELQEELGIEAAIGHPLPPVTHSYQTFLVTLHPFICTIIAGEITLYEHAALAWLTPQELHTLDWAEADVPVVQLYREFLKTPQE, from the coding sequence ATGAAACATATTCACGTTGCTTGCGCAATTATTGAGAAGGAGCGGAAAGTTCTTTCTGCGCAGCGGAGCAAATCTATGAGTTTGCCGCTAAAATGGGAATTTCCTGGTGGCAAGATGAAGAACGGGGAAAGCCTTACAGAATGTCTCAGGCGTGAATTACAGGAAGAATTAGGCATAGAAGCTGCTATAGGACATCCCCTTCCCCCTGTAACGCACAGCTACCAAACATTTCTAGTAACACTCCATCCGTTCATCTGTACCATCATTGCCGGCGAAATCACGCTTTATGAACATGCAGCGCTTGCCTGGTTAACTCCCCAGGAACTTCATACCCTCGACTGGGCAGAAGCAGACGTGCCAGTGGTCCAGTTATACCGGGAATTTCTCAAGACTCCTCAGGAGTGA
- a CDS encoding methionine adenosyltransferase, which yields MEIIVEKTKGVAVQQSAIEIVERKGLGHPDTLCDRVAEELSIAFSRYYLKRFGRVLHHNIDKCLLVGGRSAVCFGGGEMITPIQIIVVGRAVEVVGDEKVPLEEIARETTHRWLKERLRFLEPEKNVIVETKIRTGSVDLRATFDSSIPLANDTSIGVGFSPLTETESLVYHTEQFLNSAEVKQDYSMIGEDIKIMGIRVNDRINLTIAMAFVSRFISSKDEYFNIKKDLLEYIRAFVKKLTSHEVTVAINAADNYEKNIVYLTVTGTSAECGDDGQVGRGNRANGLITPYRPMTLEATAGKNPITHTGKLYNLIAGEISAEVAKDPDIAGAECYLVSQIGMPITEPQIVHIKIHSSLAQKIVEEKCRGIIKKHLDQIPQLWKGILERRYSLF from the coding sequence ATGGAAATAATTGTTGAAAAAACGAAAGGCGTCGCCGTTCAACAATCAGCCATTGAGATTGTTGAACGCAAAGGCTTAGGACATCCCGATACTCTGTGCGATCGTGTAGCTGAAGAACTGAGCATTGCCTTTTCCCGGTACTATTTAAAAAGGTTTGGCAGGGTACTCCATCATAATATTGATAAATGCCTTCTCGTGGGTGGACGTTCTGCGGTTTGTTTCGGCGGAGGTGAGATGATAACTCCCATACAGATAATTGTCGTGGGCCGGGCTGTAGAAGTCGTGGGAGATGAAAAGGTGCCTTTGGAAGAGATTGCCAGGGAAACTACCCACAGGTGGTTAAAAGAACGGTTACGGTTCCTGGAGCCTGAAAAAAATGTCATTGTGGAAACAAAGATTCGAACCGGCAGTGTGGACCTGCGGGCGACATTTGACAGTTCAATTCCCCTGGCAAACGATACCTCGATTGGTGTTGGTTTTTCACCTTTAACAGAAACAGAGTCGCTTGTTTATCACACAGAACAATTTCTCAATTCTGCGGAAGTGAAACAGGATTATTCCATGATTGGCGAGGACATAAAAATTATGGGTATACGAGTAAACGATCGGATAAACCTTACGATCGCCATGGCCTTTGTTTCAAGATTTATTTCTTCAAAAGATGAGTATTTTAATATCAAAAAGGATCTGCTCGAATATATCCGGGCCTTTGTGAAAAAGTTGACGTCCCATGAGGTTACTGTCGCAATCAACGCCGCAGACAATTATGAAAAAAATATTGTCTATTTAACGGTGACAGGAACCAGTGCGGAGTGTGGGGATGATGGTCAGGTGGGCAGAGGAAACAGGGCAAATGGGTTGATTACACCGTACAGGCCAATGACACTTGAGGCCACAGCGGGGAAAAATCCTATTACCCACACAGGTAAATTATATAATCTGATTGCTGGTGAAATATCTGCAGAGGTGGCTAAGGACCCTGATATTGCCGGAGCGGAATGTTATCTGGTAAGCCAGATAGGAATGCCCATTACGGAACCTCAAATTGTCCATATAAAAATCCACTCCAGTCTTGCCCAAAAGATAGTGGAAGAAAAATGCAGGGGTATCATAAAAAAACATCTCGATCAAATACCGCAATTGTGGAAGGGGATTCTGGAAAGACGCTATTCACTGTTTTAG
- a CDS encoding universal stress protein, giving the protein MIKIEKILFPTDFSACSKHALKYALDIASERGAKLYILHVIPKLNVPVGTGGLTFPVSKLYDDMEREAKKNIYRLVPKRFLEKIKVENIIIRGTPFQEIIKAAKKYDIDLITIATHGRTGLSHALLGSTAEKVVRTAPCPVLCVKYPEREFVQP; this is encoded by the coding sequence ATGATTAAAATCGAAAAAATTCTGTTTCCCACAGATTTTTCTGCGTGTTCGAAACATGCCTTAAAGTATGCCCTGGATATTGCCTCAGAACGGGGGGCAAAACTCTACATCCTGCATGTAATTCCTAAACTAAATGTACCTGTTGGCACCGGGGGATTGACCTTTCCGGTATCCAAACTGTACGATGATATGGAACGGGAGGCAAAAAAGAATATTTATCGCTTGGTGCCCAAGCGATTCCTGGAGAAGATAAAAGTTGAAAATATTATTATACGGGGAACACCTTTTCAGGAAATCATCAAGGCCGCCAAAAAATACGATATTGACCTGATTACCATCGCTACACATGGTCGGACGGGGCTTTCTCATGCGCTTCTGGGGAGTACGGCAGAAAAGGTCGTGAGAACCGCTCCCTGCCCGGTCTTGTGCGTCAAATATCCTGAACGCGAATTTGTACAGCCATAA
- a CDS encoding glycoside hydrolase family 57 protein → MGKGYLALILHAHLPFVRHPEYAEFLEEDWLFEAITETYIPLIDVFDKLIDDGIDFRITMSLTPPLISMLTDTLLQSRYIRYVEKRIELSAKEIERTKHQPEFHRLAQMYYWHFTDARYVFAEKYHRNIVNAFKKFQDAGKLEIITCGATHGYLPLMNNNVNAMRAQIHVAASHYEKHFGRRPRGIWLPECAYEPGADQILREAGIRFFITETHGILFASPRPKYGIYAPVYCPSGVAAFGRDMESSKQVWSAKEGYPGDFFYREFYRDVGFDLDYDYVRPYLHGDGKRSNIGIKYYRITGKTDHKEPYSPEKALGKAAEHAGNFMFNREKQVEYLASVMDRKPIVVAPYDAELFGHWWFEGPHWINFLFRKIAFDQKTISLITPMEYLEIYPVNQVSTPSLSSWGYKGYHEYWLNGSNDWIYRHLHKAAERMVELAKTYPHTDKDSLQGRALNQAARELLLAQSSDWAFIMKTGTMVEYAVKRTKEHLFRFTKLYDDIRSGNIDAVWLSDIEGKDNIFPDIDYHIYQ, encoded by the coding sequence ATGGGAAAAGGCTACCTAGCATTAATTCTCCACGCACATCTGCCGTTTGTCCGTCATCCGGAATACGCCGAATTTCTTGAAGAAGACTGGCTCTTTGAGGCCATCACTGAAACCTACATCCCCCTTATTGATGTCTTTGACAAGCTGATCGACGATGGTATCGACTTCCGCATAACGATGTCTTTGACCCCGCCACTGATCTCGATGCTTACCGATACGCTTTTGCAATCCCGTTATATTCGTTATGTTGAAAAACGAATCGAACTCTCAGCTAAGGAGATCGAAAGGACAAAGCATCAGCCAGAATTTCACCGGCTTGCGCAGATGTATTACTGGCATTTTACCGATGCACGATACGTTTTTGCCGAGAAGTATCATCGGAACATTGTAAATGCCTTCAAAAAATTTCAGGATGCGGGCAAGCTGGAGATAATTACCTGCGGGGCTACCCATGGTTATTTGCCCCTTATGAATAACAATGTGAATGCCATGCGTGCCCAAATCCATGTGGCGGCAAGTCATTATGAGAAACATTTTGGCAGGAGGCCGCGTGGAATATGGCTGCCCGAGTGTGCCTATGAGCCCGGAGCAGACCAGATACTCAGGGAGGCAGGTATTCGCTTTTTTATTACCGAAACCCATGGAATCCTGTTTGCTTCTCCAAGGCCGAAATATGGTATTTATGCCCCCGTCTACTGTCCATCCGGCGTGGCTGCCTTTGGCAGGGATATGGAATCTTCGAAACAGGTTTGGAGTGCTAAAGAAGGGTATCCGGGCGATTTTTTCTACCGTGAGTTTTACCGGGATGTGGGCTTTGATCTTGATTATGACTATGTAAGACCGTATCTTCATGGGGATGGTAAGCGCTCCAATATCGGCATAAAATATTACCGGATTACCGGTAAGACCGATCATAAGGAACCCTACTCACCTGAAAAGGCATTGGGCAAGGCTGCTGAACACGCCGGAAATTTTATGTTTAACCGGGAGAAACAGGTAGAGTACCTGGCCTCGGTAATGGACCGGAAACCCATCGTTGTCGCACCTTATGATGCAGAGCTCTTTGGTCACTGGTGGTTTGAGGGACCTCACTGGATTAATTTCCTGTTTCGAAAGATTGCCTTCGACCAAAAGACGATCTCGCTGATTACTCCGATGGAATATCTTGAAATATATCCCGTTAATCAGGTTTCCACGCCCTCTCTTTCGAGCTGGGGGTACAAGGGTTACCATGAATACTGGCTGAACGGTAGTAATGATTGGATTTACCGGCACCTCCATAAAGCAGCGGAGCGTATGGTTGAATTAGCGAAGACATATCCACACACCGATAAAGATTCGTTACAGGGTCGTGCACTCAACCAGGCTGCACGGGAACTCTTGTTGGCACAGAGCAGTGATTGGGCATTTATTATGAAAACCGGCACCATGGTTGAATATGCCGTAAAGAGGACAAAAGAACACCTCTTTCGTTTTACGAAACTCTATGATGATATTCGATCCGGCAATATCGACGCTGTATGGCTCTCTGACATCGAAGGCAAGGATAATATCTTTCCGGACATCGATTATCATATCTATCAATAG